In Candidatus Thermokryptus mobilis, the DNA window GGTCAGGTGCTCCGGTCTCAATGCCAGGGATGATGGATACGATTTTAAATCTCGGGCTTAATGATGAGACCGTTAAGGGTTTAATTGAACAGACAAAAAATGAGAGATTTGCCTGGGATGCATATCGTAGGTTTGTTCAGATGTATGGTGATGTTGTTTTAGGTTTGAAGCCGGAGACAAAAGAGGAAATGGACCCGTTTGAAGTTTTGATTGAAAAGAAGAAAAAGGCGAGGGGAGTTGAACACGATGTTGAACTTACAGCTGAGGATTTGAAAGAGCTTGTATATGAGTTCAAAGAATTGATAAAGAAAAGAAAAGGGGTTGATTTTCCTGAAGACCCATGGGAGCAACTTTGGGGAGCGATTGGTGCGGTGTTTCGTTCTTGGATGAATCCAAGAGCGGTTGCATATAGAAAGATTTACAATATCTCCGATGATATGGGAACTGCTGTAAATGTGCAGACGATGGTTTTTGGGAATATGGGTGATGATTCTGGGACCGGTGTTGCTTTCACAAGAAATCCCGCAACCGGGGAGAATGAGTTTTACGGTGAGTTCTTGATGAATGCCCAGGGTGAGGATGTAGTTGCTGGAATAAGAACTCCATTACCAATTGAGAAACTTAAGGAGGTAATGCCGAATGTTTATGAGCAGTTGCTCAAGGTGAGGCAAATCCTTGAGAGCAGATTAAAGGATATGCAAGACATTGAATTTACCATAGAGCGTGGAAAACTTTACATGTTGCAGACACGCGCTGGGAAAAGAACTGGTTTTGCAGCTGTTAGGATAGCGGTTGATATGGTTGAGGAGGGTTTAATAACCAAAGAAGAGGCATTGTTGAGGATAGAGCCGGACGCTTTAAATCATCTTTTAAGACCAATTTTTGATGCAAAGGAAAAAGAAAGAGCAATAAAAGAGGGGCGTTTATTAGCCAAGGGTTTGCCAGCAGGACCTGGAGCAGCAACTGGGCGGGTTGTTTTCCATTCTGAAGATGCCGAAGAGTGGGCAAGGCGCGGGGAGAAAGTTATTTTAACAAGGATTGAAACATCACCAGAAGACATAAGAGGGATGTATGCAGCGGAAGGGATTTTGACCTCAAGGGGTGGTATGACATCGCATGCGGCTTTGGTTGCAAGACAAATGGGGAAGGTTTGCGTTGTTGGTTGTGGCGCGCTTGATATTGATTATGCGAAGAAGGAAATAAGGGTCAATGGACAGGTGATAAAAGAGGGAGATTATGTTTCAATTGATGGCTCAACTGGGGAAGTTATACTTGGTAAAATAACAACAAAGCCAAGCGAGGTATTGCAAGTTTTGGTTGAAAAAACGCTTGACCCTGAGAATGCGCCTGTATACAAGCAGTTTGAAAAATTGATGAAATGGGCTGATGAAGTTAGAAGGTTGAGAATAAGAACGAACGCTGACCTTCCAAAGCAAGCTGAGATAGCCGTTGCATTTGGAGCTGAGGGTATTGGTTTGACAAGAACTGAGCATATGTTTTTTGAGGGTGATAGGATAGTTTCAATGAGAAAAATGATATTGGCTGACACGAAAGAGGAAAGGGAATCTGCTTTAAATGAGCTTTTGCCTTTGCAAAGACAGGACTTTTATGGGATTTTTAAAGTTATGGGTGATAGACCTGTAACGATTAGAACACTTGATCCACCTTTGCATGAGTTTTTACCACATACGGATGAAGAGATAAAAGAATTTTCTGAAAAGACAGGAATTCCAGAAGAAAAAATCAGGCGAAGGATATCTGAGCTGAAGGAATTTAACCCGATGCTTGGTTTTAGAGGTTGTCGTCTTGGAATTGTTTATCCAGAGATCACTGCTATGCAGACAAGGGCTATAATTGAGGCAGCTTGTGATGTCGCGAAAGAGGGTATTAAGGTGAAACCGGAAATAATGATACCTTTAGTTGGACATGTGAATGAGTTGAAAAATCAAGAAAAGATTGTTCGTGAGGTTGCAGAAAAAGTGATGCAGGAGAAGGGGATAAGGGTTGAGTATTCGGTTGGGACGATGATTGAGGTTCCAAGGGCAGCGATAACGGCTGATGAGATAGCAACCGTTGCTGAGTTTTTCTCGTTCGGGACAAATGATTTAACTCAGATGGGAATGGGGCTTTCAAGGGATGACTATGAGAAGTTTATTTACAAGTATCTTGATCTTGGAATTTACGACAAGGACCCATTTCAAACGATAGATGTCAAGGGTGTTGGTGAGCTTATGAGGATCGGGGTTGAGAAGGGTCGTCTGACAAGACCGGATTTGAAAGTTGGGATTTGTGGGGAGCATGGTGGCGATCCAGCGACGATTGAAT includes these proteins:
- the ppdK gene encoding pyruvate, phosphate dikinase, which translates into the protein MPKKYVYFFGGGKAEGTAEMKNLLGGKGANLAEMTNIGLPVPPGFTITTEVCSYYYKHNQTYPKGLEEQVKKALAKVEKLVGRKFGDPKNPLLVSVRSGAPVSMPGMMDTILNLGLNDETVKGLIEQTKNERFAWDAYRRFVQMYGDVVLGLKPETKEEMDPFEVLIEKKKKARGVEHDVELTAEDLKELVYEFKELIKKRKGVDFPEDPWEQLWGAIGAVFRSWMNPRAVAYRKIYNISDDMGTAVNVQTMVFGNMGDDSGTGVAFTRNPATGENEFYGEFLMNAQGEDVVAGIRTPLPIEKLKEVMPNVYEQLLKVRQILESRLKDMQDIEFTIERGKLYMLQTRAGKRTGFAAVRIAVDMVEEGLITKEEALLRIEPDALNHLLRPIFDAKEKERAIKEGRLLAKGLPAGPGAATGRVVFHSEDAEEWARRGEKVILTRIETSPEDIRGMYAAEGILTSRGGMTSHAALVARQMGKVCVVGCGALDIDYAKKEIRVNGQVIKEGDYVSIDGSTGEVILGKITTKPSEVLQVLVEKTLDPENAPVYKQFEKLMKWADEVRRLRIRTNADLPKQAEIAVAFGAEGIGLTRTEHMFFEGDRIVSMRKMILADTKEERESALNELLPLQRQDFYGIFKVMGDRPVTIRTLDPPLHEFLPHTDEEIKEFSEKTGIPEEKIRRRISELKEFNPMLGFRGCRLGIVYPEITAMQTRAIIEAACDVAKEGIKVKPEIMIPLVGHVNELKNQEKIVREVAEKVMQEKGIRVEYSVGTMIEVPRAAITADEIATVAEFFSFGTNDLTQMGMGLSRDDYEKFIYKYLDLGIYDKDPFQTIDVKGVGELMRIGVEKGRLTRPDLKVGICGEHGGDPATIEFCHKIGLDYVSCSPYRVPIARLSAARAALLYDGFKKREMVKRTDRKAAKKVKATAKSKSKAKVNKR